Proteins encoded by one window of uncultured Celeribacter sp.:
- a CDS encoding MetQ/NlpA family ABC transporter substrate-binding protein, which translates to MLRVATLSSVLALMASVAMAEEIKVGVSPGEHAEIMEEVAKVAAPMGLDIDVVEFSDYVIPNTALADGDIEANSFQHVPYLDNQMKDRGFELVVVGNTITTPMGIYSDKIEDLATLEDGAKVAIPNDPTNGGRALLLLQDLGLVTLAEGTGLVPSPLDVQDNPKGLKFLELDAAQLPRTLSDADIAVINTNYAIASGLSPKDDAIAMEKAESPYVNVIVVRKGDEDLPWVKTLVEAYHSDEVKAFIEESYDGAVITSW; encoded by the coding sequence ATGCTGCGCGTTGCAACCCTTTCCTCCGTTCTCGCCCTCATGGCCTCTGTGGCCATGGCCGAAGAGATCAAAGTCGGCGTGTCCCCCGGCGAACATGCTGAAATCATGGAAGAAGTCGCCAAAGTCGCCGCCCCGATGGGCCTCGACATCGACGTGGTGGAATTCTCCGACTACGTGATCCCGAACACCGCGCTGGCCGATGGCGACATCGAAGCCAACTCCTTCCAGCACGTGCCCTATCTTGACAACCAGATGAAGGATCGCGGCTTTGAGCTTGTTGTCGTGGGCAACACGATCACCACGCCGATGGGCATCTATTCCGACAAGATCGAAGATCTCGCCACCCTCGAAGACGGTGCGAAAGTCGCGATTCCGAACGACCCGACCAACGGCGGCCGTGCTTTGTTGCTGTTGCAAGACCTCGGTCTCGTGACGCTCGCGGAAGGTACCGGTCTCGTGCCGAGTCCGCTCGATGTGCAGGACAACCCCAAGGGCCTCAAGTTCCTCGAACTGGACGCCGCCCAACTGCCGCGCACCCTGTCGGATGCCGACATCGCGGTCATCAACACCAATTACGCCATCGCCTCGGGGCTGAGCCCGAAAGACGATGCCATCGCAATGGAAAAGGCCGAAAGCCCCTATGTGAACGTGATCGTTGTGCGTAAGGGTGACGAGGACCTGCCCTGGGTGAAAACCCTTGTGGAGGCCTATCACTCCGATGAGGTCAAAGCCTTTATCGAAGAGAGCTATGACGGCGCGGTGATCACCTCTTGGTAA
- a CDS encoding FliG C-terminal domain-containing protein, which produces MDGLPQISDDMGSLPDLGGMGNMGDTGDFGGGFDLPPPVSRMPARLSKKAKAAIIVKLLAAQEVKLPLATFPEEMQVELAHQLTELRYIDKHTLTSVVEEFLEELEAIGLSFPGGLEGALNVLDGTISATTASKLRSNAGFSLTGDPWQRISDVEIPRLLPILQEESVEVGAVLLSKLKVSKAAQLMSMLPGERARRVAYAISLTSSVSPEVVQRIGISLAAQLDSQPSQAFTDEPPERVGAILNFSSSSTRDGVLEGLDETDKDFAELVRKNIFTYANIATRIDARDVAKVVRAVEQDLLIKALTGATGEAAASTEFILSNMSKRMADGLREEMDNLGKVKETDAEEAMNAVVAAIRDLEATGEIFLLTGDD; this is translated from the coding sequence GTGGACGGATTGCCGCAAATCTCTGACGATATGGGGTCCCTGCCCGATTTGGGCGGCATGGGAAACATGGGGGACACCGGGGACTTTGGTGGAGGCTTTGACCTACCGCCGCCCGTGTCACGCATGCCCGCCCGGCTGTCGAAAAAGGCGAAGGCCGCGATCATCGTCAAACTTCTCGCCGCGCAAGAGGTCAAGCTGCCGCTTGCGACCTTCCCCGAGGAGATGCAGGTCGAACTGGCGCATCAGCTCACCGAGCTGCGCTATATCGACAAACACACCCTGACCTCGGTGGTCGAGGAGTTCCTCGAAGAACTGGAAGCCATCGGGCTCAGTTTCCCCGGCGGCCTTGAGGGCGCGCTCAACGTGCTCGATGGCACAATCTCGGCCACCACCGCCTCGAAACTGCGCTCGAACGCGGGGTTTTCGCTCACTGGCGACCCGTGGCAACGCATCTCGGATGTGGAAATTCCCCGCCTCCTGCCGATTTTGCAGGAGGAAAGCGTCGAAGTGGGCGCCGTGCTGTTGTCCAAGCTCAAGGTCTCGAAAGCCGCGCAGCTTATGTCCATGCTCCCCGGCGAACGCGCCCGGCGTGTGGCCTATGCGATTTCCTTGACCTCCTCGGTTTCGCCAGAGGTGGTGCAACGCATCGGTATCTCATTGGCCGCCCAATTGGATTCCCAACCGTCTCAGGCCTTCACCGACGAGCCGCCCGAACGCGTTGGCGCCATCCTCAATTTCTCGTCGTCGAGCACCCGCGACGGTGTGCTTGAGGGCTTGGATGAAACCGACAAGGATTTCGCCGAGTTGGTGCGCAAGAACATCTTTACCTATGCCAATATCGCCACACGCATTGATGCACGCGATGTCGCCAAGGTGGTGCGTGCTGTCGAGCAGGATCTGCTGATCAAGGCACTTACGGGCGCCACGGGCGAGGCCGCCGCCTCCACGGAATTCATCCTGTCGAACATGTCCAAACGTATGGCCGACGGGTTGCGCGAGGAAATGGACAACCTCGGCAAGGTCAAGGAAACGGATGCAGAGGAGGCTATGAATGCCGTCGTCGCCGCGATCCGAGATCTCGAGGCCACGGGCGAGATTTTCCTTTTGACTGGCGACGATTGA
- the purB gene encoding adenylosuccinate lyase — protein sequence MIPRYARKEMVDIWEPATKFKIWYEIEAHACDAQAKLGVIPQENADAVWKAKDVEFDVARIDEIEAVTKHDVIAFLTHLAEHVGSEEARFVHQGMTSSDVLDTCLNVQLVRAADILLEGVDKVLAALKKRALEHKMTVRVGRSHGIHAEPTTMGLTFARFYAEMDRNKNRLEKAKWEIATGAISGAVGTFANIDPAVEEHVCEQMGLRAEPISTQVIPRDRHAMFFATLGVIASSIENIAIEIRHMQRTEVLEGAEFFSMGQKGSSAMPHKKNPVLTENLTGLARLVRMTVVPAMENVALWHERDISHSSVERGIGPDATVTLDFALNRLAGVVDKMIIYPENMLANMNKFPGLVMSQRVLLALTQAGVSREDAYSMVQRNALKVWEDRVDFREQLLADEDVVKALGVDGINAKFDMDYHTKHVDTIFKRVFGE from the coding sequence ATGATCCCCCGTTATGCCCGCAAAGAGATGGTCGACATCTGGGAACCCGCCACCAAGTTCAAAATCTGGTATGAGATCGAGGCGCACGCCTGTGACGCTCAGGCCAAACTCGGCGTGATCCCGCAGGAAAACGCGGATGCAGTGTGGAAAGCCAAGGACGTCGAATTCGACGTCGCCCGCATCGACGAAATCGAAGCCGTCACCAAACATGACGTCATCGCTTTTCTGACCCACCTCGCTGAACACGTTGGCTCCGAAGAGGCCCGTTTCGTCCATCAGGGCATGACCTCCTCGGACGTCTTGGATACCTGCCTCAACGTGCAACTCGTGCGTGCCGCCGACATCCTCCTCGAAGGTGTCGATAAAGTCTTGGCCGCACTGAAAAAACGCGCGCTTGAGCATAAGATGACCGTTCGCGTTGGTCGCTCCCACGGCATCCACGCCGAGCCGACCACCATGGGGCTCACCTTTGCGCGTTTCTACGCCGAGATGGACCGCAACAAGAACCGTCTCGAGAAAGCCAAATGGGAGATTGCCACCGGCGCGATTTCCGGCGCCGTCGGTACCTTTGCCAACATCGACCCGGCGGTCGAAGAGCATGTGTGCGAACAGATGGGCCTGCGCGCAGAGCCGATCTCGACCCAGGTTATCCCGCGCGACCGTCACGCGATGTTCTTTGCCACTTTGGGCGTGATTGCCTCCTCAATCGAGAACATCGCGATTGAAATCCGCCACATGCAGCGCACCGAAGTGCTTGAAGGCGCTGAGTTTTTCTCGATGGGCCAAAAAGGCTCCTCGGCGATGCCGCACAAGAAGAACCCGGTTCTGACCGAGAACCTCACCGGTCTCGCCCGTCTCGTGCGTATGACCGTGGTGCCCGCGATGGAAAACGTGGCGCTGTGGCACGAGCGCGATATTTCGCACTCTTCCGTCGAGCGCGGCATCGGGCCAGATGCCACTGTGACGCTTGATTTTGCGCTCAATCGTCTCGCCGGTGTGGTCGACAAAATGATCATCTACCCAGAGAACATGTTGGCCAACATGAACAAATTCCCGGGCCTCGTGATGTCCCAACGCGTGCTTTTGGCGCTCACACAGGCCGGTGTGTCCCGCGAAGACGCCTATTCCATGGTGCAGCGTAATGCCTTGAAAGTCTGGGAAGATCGCGTCGATTTCCGCGAACAGCTCTTGGCCGACGAAGATGTGGTCAAAGCCTTGGGCGTCGATGGTATCAACGCGAAATTCGACATGGACTATCACACCAAACACGTCGACACGATCTTCAAAAGGGTGTTTGGCGAGTAA